One window from the genome of Dermacentor silvarum isolate Dsil-2018 chromosome 5, BIME_Dsil_1.4, whole genome shotgun sequence encodes:
- the LOC119452377 gene encoding uncharacterized protein LOC119452377 isoform X2 produces MKVPAVISAAFFIVVVPRASLSQYYGDNQYAIPWPLLLSRGGDMMSGRPQHGQNLYDGQFNDNGFPSTGWDAVIHSNNGIGDNIFYHSGLQLRNQEIPQDSWGGSNLLGRGKARGGGGVHNPLPVYQPWVNVIGSYIDGVNTPTVVRGQVKLRQKRQAEFDDDEYSRRRRKQRRRKRPKRPHRGQEGNVSQLGGGSVLGKARRCPLKNGGEPLRFNLKVGPSRR; encoded by the exons ATGAAAGTTCCAGCCGTTATCTCCGCGGCGTTCTTCATTGTCGTGGTACCTAGGGCATCACTTAGCCAGTATTACGGAGAT AATCAATATGCTATACCCTGGCCTTTGCTCCTTTCGAGGGGAGGCGATATGATGAGTGGAAGACCACAGCACGGACAGAACCTTTACGATGGTCAGTTCAACGACAACGGATTCCCGAGCACAG GTTGGGATGCCGTGATCCACTCGAACAACGGAATCGGAGACAACATCTTCTACCATAGCGGTCTCCAGCTCCGGAACCAAGAAATCCCGCAAGACTCGTGGGGAGGCAGCAATCTCTTGGGAAGAGGGAAAGCGCGAGGTGGGGGAGGGGTTCATAACCCATTGCCGGTTTACCAGCCATGGGTGAACGTAATAGGGTCGTACATCGATGGTGTAAATACACCCACTGTTGTCAGAGGCCAAGTAAAGCTTCGACAAAAACGGCAAGCAGAATTTGATGACGATGAATACTCAAGACGAAGAAGGAAGCAGCGACGCCGAAAACGCCCGAAAAGACCTCATAGGGGCCAGGAGGGTAATGTGTCCCAGCTCGGTGGGGGATCAGTGCTTGGCAAAGCTCGTCGCTGTCCCCTAAAAAATGGGGGTGAGCCATTGCGCTTCAACCTAAAGGTTGGTCCTTCGAGAAGATAA
- the LOC119452377 gene encoding uncharacterized protein LOC119452377 isoform X1 yields the protein MKVPAVISAAFFIVVVPRASLSQYYGDQNQYAIPWPLLLSRGGDMMSGRPQHGQNLYDGQFNDNGFPSTGWDAVIHSNNGIGDNIFYHSGLQLRNQEIPQDSWGGSNLLGRGKARGGGGVHNPLPVYQPWVNVIGSYIDGVNTPTVVRGQVKLRQKRQAEFDDDEYSRRRRKQRRRKRPKRPHRGQEGNVSQLGGGSVLGKARRCPLKNGGEPLRFNLKVGPSRR from the exons ATGAAAGTTCCAGCCGTTATCTCCGCGGCGTTCTTCATTGTCGTGGTACCTAGGGCATCACTTAGCCAGTATTACGGAGAT CAGAATCAATATGCTATACCCTGGCCTTTGCTCCTTTCGAGGGGAGGCGATATGATGAGTGGAAGACCACAGCACGGACAGAACCTTTACGATGGTCAGTTCAACGACAACGGATTCCCGAGCACAG GTTGGGATGCCGTGATCCACTCGAACAACGGAATCGGAGACAACATCTTCTACCATAGCGGTCTCCAGCTCCGGAACCAAGAAATCCCGCAAGACTCGTGGGGAGGCAGCAATCTCTTGGGAAGAGGGAAAGCGCGAGGTGGGGGAGGGGTTCATAACCCATTGCCGGTTTACCAGCCATGGGTGAACGTAATAGGGTCGTACATCGATGGTGTAAATACACCCACTGTTGTCAGAGGCCAAGTAAAGCTTCGACAAAAACGGCAAGCAGAATTTGATGACGATGAATACTCAAGACGAAGAAGGAAGCAGCGACGCCGAAAACGCCCGAAAAGACCTCATAGGGGCCAGGAGGGTAATGTGTCCCAGCTCGGTGGGGGATCAGTGCTTGGCAAAGCTCGTCGCTGTCCCCTAAAAAATGGGGGTGAGCCATTGCGCTTCAACCTAAAGGTTGGTCCTTCGAGAAGATAA
- the LOC125945348 gene encoding uncharacterized protein LOC125945348 gives MALTAVVSVVFFTVGVLVPSFAQRYEQLNDYALGRALFLANNYGDRSGYYGNPGMGSTHRRYNDLSHHNFDTSRDGDLLHQHIAQGTQGHYFIMPPHSLRRGDIIAKYLHSVDVSNQEHIRPSPRRKRSPRGEWEREYDERKTARHGWRRTNRRRWERLHDDAAHGPAKAGTGLVRLHGCPKSQGPIRLTLKVANNE, from the exons ATGGCGCTTACAGCTGTAGTATCTGTGGTCTTCTTCACTGTCGGGGTGCTTGTGCCGTCATTCGCGCAGCGTTATGAACAG TTGAATGACTACGCCCTAGGTCGCGCTTTGTTTCTAGCGAACAATTACGGTGATCGCTCGGGCTACTACGGAAACCCAG GGATGGGCTCCACACATCGCCGATACAATGACCTCAGTCACCACAATTTCGACACCAGCAGGGATGGCGATTTACTGCATCAACATATTGCTCAAGGCACGCAAGGGCACTATTTTATAATGCCACCTCACAGCTTGCGGCGGGGCGACATCATAGCCAAGTACCTGCACAGTGTGGACGTGTCTAATCAGGAACATATCCGGCCAAGTCCAAGAAGAAAGAGAAGTCCACGAGGAGAATGGGAGCGAGAATACGATGAGCGAAAAACAGCGCGACATGGATGGAGAAGGACTAACAGACGACGCTGGGAACGATTACACGATGATGCAGCCCATGGGCCCGCGAAAGCCGGGACGGGACTGGTCCGTCTGCACGGCTGCCCAAAGAGCCAGGGCCCCATTCGTCTAACATTAAAGGTTGCTAATAATGAATGA